The following coding sequences are from one Geothrix sp. window:
- a CDS encoding beta-ketoacyl synthase chain length factor produces MEPLLPPEGGGLLELATGVPSLGFVEPLLRRRLSPLGRAMLHCAGRVAEGLGPLPSVFASRHGEVARSLPILEDLARGLPSSPTQFSMNVHNAVAGVWSIARQDPSPSISVAAGPETFGLGLLEALSLHDADPSQPVLFVYADEPLPAPFATFADREAPLHAVALLIGLPATRQLVLERKPGGAGDPAPVPQSLQALQTLHSGLPQGPWAEAGGTWRWTVE; encoded by the coding sequence GTGGAGCCCCTGCTCCCGCCGGAGGGTGGCGGCCTGCTGGAGCTGGCCACGGGCGTGCCCAGCCTGGGTTTCGTGGAGCCGCTGCTGCGCCGCCGCCTCAGCCCCCTGGGCCGCGCCATGCTGCACTGCGCGGGCCGTGTGGCGGAGGGCCTGGGGCCCCTGCCCTCCGTCTTCGCCTCCCGCCATGGCGAGGTGGCCCGCTCCCTCCCCATCCTGGAGGACCTGGCCCGGGGACTTCCCTCCTCCCCCACGCAGTTCTCCATGAACGTCCACAATGCCGTGGCGGGCGTCTGGTCCATCGCGCGGCAGGACCCCAGCCCTTCCATCTCGGTGGCGGCCGGGCCCGAAACCTTCGGCCTGGGCCTGCTGGAGGCCCTCAGCCTCCACGATGCCGACCCATCCCAGCCCGTGCTGTTCGTCTACGCCGATGAGCCCCTGCCCGCCCCCTTCGCGACCTTCGCCGACCGCGAGGCGCCCCTGCACGCGGTGGCCCTGCTCATCGGCCTTCCCGCCACCAGGCAGCTGGTGCTTGAGCGGAAGCCCGGCGGCGCTGGGGACCCGGCCCCAGTTCCCCAGTCCCTGCAGGCCCTCCAGACCCTCCATTCGGGCCTCCCCCAGGGACCCTGGGCCGAGGCGGGCGGGACCTGGCGCTGGACCGTGGAATAG
- a CDS encoding histidine triad nucleotide-binding protein, translated as MAAQAPSAAPTTPSSKAVPADCIFCQIVAGKAPSRKVYEDRFVLAFWDIRPRAKVHLLVIPKQHVASLKELDDLPVETRAALLSACVRVAREQGILDDGFRVISNAGKDASQSVFHLHFHVVGGEKLREDAITKDLPKGP; from the coding sequence CTGGCGGCCCAGGCGCCATCCGCTGCCCCAACGACACCCTCCTCCAAGGCTGTCCCCGCCGACTGCATCTTCTGCCAGATCGTGGCGGGCAAGGCCCCCTCCCGGAAGGTCTACGAGGACCGGTTCGTGTTGGCCTTCTGGGACATCCGTCCCCGGGCCAAGGTGCACCTGCTGGTCATCCCCAAGCAGCACGTGGCCAGCCTCAAGGAGCTGGATGACCTGCCGGTGGAGACCCGGGCCGCCCTGCTCAGCGCCTGCGTCCGCGTGGCGCGGGAGCAGGGGATCCTGGACGATGGTTTCCGGGTGATCTCCAATGCCGGCAAGGACGCCAGCCAGAGCGTCTTCCACCTCCACTTCCATGTGGTGGGCGGCGAGAAGCTGCGAGAGGACGCCATCACGAAGGATCTGCCCAAGGGCCCTTGA
- the fsa gene encoding fructose-6-phosphate aldolase: MKFFIDTANIDEIKRINALGVLDGVTTNPSLIAKETGKPFEAIIEEICGIVDGPISAEVIGLEAPGMIEEGRRLSKIHKNVVVKLPLIAEGLKACKVLSGEGIHTNVTLCFSSTQALMAAKAGATYVSPFVGRLDDINLEGMDLIREICAIFENYAFDTQVLSASIRSPRHVTDSALAGAHVATIPTKVFDQMLKHPLTDKGVEGFLADWKKSGR; the protein is encoded by the coding sequence ATGAAATTCTTCATCGACACCGCCAACATCGACGAGATCAAGCGCATCAACGCCCTGGGCGTGCTGGACGGGGTGACCACCAACCCCAGCCTCATCGCCAAGGAGACGGGCAAGCCTTTCGAGGCGATCATCGAGGAGATCTGCGGCATCGTGGACGGCCCCATCAGCGCCGAAGTCATCGGCCTGGAGGCCCCGGGCATGATCGAGGAGGGGCGCCGCCTCTCGAAGATCCACAAGAACGTGGTGGTGAAGCTGCCCCTCATCGCCGAGGGCCTGAAGGCCTGCAAGGTGCTGTCCGGCGAAGGCATCCACACCAACGTGACGCTTTGCTTCAGTTCCACCCAGGCCCTCATGGCGGCCAAGGCCGGCGCCACCTACGTGAGTCCCTTCGTGGGCCGCCTGGACGACATCAACCTCGAGGGCATGGACCTCATCCGCGAGATCTGCGCCATCTTCGAGAACTACGCCTTCGACACCCAGGTGCTCTCCGCCAGCATCCGCAGCCCCCGCCACGTCACCGATTCCGCCCTGGCTGGCGCCCACGTGGCCACCATCCCCACCAAGGTCTTCGATCAGATGCTGAAGCACCCCTTGACCGACAAGGGCGTGGAGGGGTTCCTGGCGGATTGGAAAAAGAGCGGCCGCTGA
- the thyX gene encoding FAD-dependent thymidylate synthase: protein MAHPEIKVLDKGFVRLVDHMGSDLSVVNAARVSFGKMKATFEDGDAKLVDYLAEHEHTSPFRHTALTLHVKAPIFVFRQWMKHRIGSEFNEISGRYVEFPEDEFFVPATFRQQAKVNKQGSEGEIAEAHRARALESYLESCRGAVTHYKELIALGVCREQARCVLPVALYSEVYWTVSLQAVAHFIRLRADGHAQWEIQQYAAAVRNLVEPLFPVGLKALLASGKG, encoded by the coding sequence ATGGCCCATCCCGAGATCAAGGTTCTAGACAAAGGCTTTGTCCGCCTCGTCGACCACATGGGCTCGGACCTGTCCGTGGTGAACGCGGCGCGGGTGTCCTTCGGGAAGATGAAGGCGACCTTCGAGGACGGCGACGCCAAGCTGGTGGACTACCTGGCCGAGCACGAGCACACCTCGCCCTTCCGCCACACGGCGCTCACGCTCCACGTGAAGGCGCCCATCTTCGTGTTCCGGCAGTGGATGAAGCACCGCATCGGCTCGGAGTTCAACGAGATTTCAGGCCGCTACGTGGAGTTCCCCGAGGACGAGTTCTTCGTTCCCGCCACCTTCCGCCAGCAGGCCAAGGTGAACAAGCAGGGCAGCGAGGGGGAGATCGCCGAGGCCCATCGTGCCCGCGCCCTGGAGAGCTACCTCGAGAGCTGTCGCGGGGCCGTCACCCACTACAAGGAACTCATCGCCCTGGGCGTCTGCCGCGAGCAGGCCCGTTGCGTGCTGCCGGTGGCCCTCTACTCGGAGGTCTACTGGACCGTCAGCCTCCAGGCCGTGGCGCACTTCATCCGGCTGCGGGCCGATGGCCACGCCCAGTGGGAGATCCAGCAGTACGCCGCCGCGGTGCGCAACCTGGTGGAACCCCTGTTTCCCGTGGGCCTCAAGGCCCTCCTGGCCTCTGGCAAGGGATGA
- a CDS encoding aminotransferase class V-fold PLP-dependent enzyme, whose translation MNAPPLNPALFHLDKDHLWVMHCAEGPVPRAGMRAVRAFMQKELQPWEMGWEEDFQGLPAALRREAAALIGGEARDVSLTPTTSSGLVTVAQGFPWAPGDEVLAPLGEFPSNAWPWLALRSRGVGFREVPLWAGHQAGTDAWASLPPTAESDPEARLVGAIGPRTRILAVSWVRFQDGLKLDLPRLGAACRERGVHLVVDGIQGVGTTPLDLEGLSAFATGGYKGLLAPEGLGFLWTEAGFRQSLAPTGTWLSVVDATEFARPSTDLARDWLPDGRALEPGGPSLLLGSALLESLRLLNQTGVAAIEAHVTRLQERLLDALGDSSWAGEAGRLGTLLEGGRLGPFLAFHHAGSGPDRMDRLLKAGYRQGVFASVREGYLRVAFHGFHTEADVDRVAQWLKGSSGTAS comes from the coding sequence ATGAACGCCCCGCCCCTCAACCCCGCCCTCTTCCACCTGGACAAGGACCACCTCTGGGTCATGCACTGTGCCGAAGGGCCGGTGCCCCGGGCGGGGATGCGCGCGGTGCGCGCCTTCATGCAGAAGGAACTCCAGCCCTGGGAGATGGGCTGGGAGGAGGACTTCCAGGGCCTGCCCGCCGCCCTGCGCCGTGAGGCGGCCGCCCTCATCGGCGGCGAGGCCAGGGACGTGTCTCTTACACCCACCACCTCCTCGGGGCTGGTGACTGTGGCCCAGGGCTTTCCCTGGGCTCCGGGCGATGAAGTGCTCGCGCCGCTGGGCGAGTTCCCCTCCAACGCCTGGCCCTGGCTGGCGCTGCGGTCCCGGGGCGTCGGGTTTCGCGAGGTGCCGCTCTGGGCGGGCCACCAGGCTGGAACGGACGCCTGGGCGAGTCTGCCGCCCACCGCCGAATCCGATCCCGAAGCCCGGCTGGTCGGGGCGATCGGGCCGAGGACCCGCATCCTGGCCGTCTCCTGGGTGCGCTTCCAGGATGGGCTCAAGCTCGACCTGCCGCGCCTCGGTGCCGCCTGCCGCGAACGGGGCGTGCACCTGGTGGTGGATGGCATCCAGGGCGTGGGAACCACCCCTCTGGATCTCGAGGGTCTTTCCGCCTTTGCCACCGGCGGCTACAAGGGCCTCCTGGCGCCCGAAGGGCTGGGCTTCCTCTGGACCGAGGCGGGCTTCCGGCAATCCCTGGCGCCCACCGGCACCTGGCTGTCGGTGGTGGATGCCACGGAGTTCGCCCGGCCTTCGACTGACCTCGCCCGCGATTGGCTTCCCGATGGCCGGGCCCTGGAGCCGGGCGGGCCCAGCCTGCTGCTGGGTTCGGCCCTGCTGGAGTCCCTCCGCCTCCTCAACCAGACCGGCGTGGCGGCCATCGAGGCCCACGTGACCCGACTGCAGGAGCGCCTCCTCGATGCCCTGGGTGATTCATCCTGGGCCGGTGAGGCCGGCCGCCTGGGCACCCTGTTGGAGGGCGGCCGCCTGGGGCCTTTCCTGGCCTTTCATCACGCTGGCTCGGGGCCGGATCGGATGGACCGCCTGCTGAAGGCCGGGTACCGCCAGGGAGTCTTCGCCTCGGTGCGGGAGGGCTACCTGCGCGTGGCCTTCCACGGCTTCCACACCGAGGCCGATGTGGACCGGGTGGCCCAGTGGCTCAAGGGTTCTAGCGGAACAGCCAGCTGA
- a CDS encoding DUF5916 domain-containing protein, producing the protein MRATSLPVFPLLAAVALAAQGPDSGLRAVRTTAGIQIDGRLDEAAWALAIPASGFTQEWPVRGVPARQRTEVRVLFDDHFLYVGARMHHDPALDGGPAKVVRRLHRRDQESQGDWFGVAIDSNHDHRTALVFEVNAAGVQKDQVIYNDSTYDPSWDGVWESAVTIDEGGWTAELKIPLSLLRFKPGEGPQTWGINFSRADQGVVRESSRWRVVPRGDTGFVSRFPELVGLEGLRPQTRQEYLPYLSSMRKFETMRPFDDRRWEQRAGLDARWGLNSHAQVDLSLRPDFGQVEVDQAVLNLGTVETFFPEKRPFFLEGMDVFRVAGPDLFYSRRIGQGLSDPTLNAGETLQDRPGATDITAAAKYTAKFPSGTNVGLLGASVEPASAVIQDAAGGRFRRELAPLTNFGVLRVQQLMDDRGSYLGAFASGMHQAGPAGRVAQVEAIDGVYKSFDRSGLVEATLSRTQAGPKEAQDQGWRGRLRVHQDWRDGWVLEVQAINAGWAYNPNDTGYLNRADEQRVYAELVRHWEDPWGVLRHREVGFNHTAARDQAGHTFLRNFNGWAKTDFSNFVSLWGGGGVDVAAEDDRELRTYADPIKKYLARPSLPYANLGFDTPGNRPWYVKVNASRSWQEGGPSTDTTLFQIIKPTSAVEVQLTTSLTRDEGELKWLETPTTTPIVGLRRLSQFDQSLRVAYAFNPAFTIQLFSQWLAANWNFRDLKHYVNDQTLAPGLPQDQPPGTTPETAFSYRTWNLNLITRWEFRPGSTFFLVYTHGTSTDALINDRASLAPRPDLAILRKLPSDDVIQAKVSWLFR; encoded by the coding sequence ATGCGCGCCACCTCCCTGCCCGTGTTTCCTCTGCTTGCCGCCGTGGCTCTGGCCGCGCAGGGCCCGGATTCGGGCCTCCGGGCCGTGCGTACCACCGCTGGCATCCAGATCGATGGACGCCTCGACGAGGCCGCGTGGGCGTTGGCCATCCCGGCCTCCGGCTTCACGCAGGAGTGGCCCGTGCGCGGCGTGCCGGCCCGGCAGCGGACCGAGGTCCGGGTCCTCTTCGACGACCACTTCCTCTACGTCGGCGCGCGCATGCACCACGATCCGGCCCTGGACGGCGGTCCCGCGAAAGTGGTCCGCCGCCTCCACCGGCGGGACCAGGAGAGCCAGGGCGATTGGTTCGGCGTGGCGATCGACTCCAACCACGACCATCGGACGGCGCTGGTCTTCGAGGTGAATGCCGCAGGCGTCCAGAAGGATCAGGTGATCTACAACGACAGCACCTACGATCCCAGCTGGGATGGCGTCTGGGAGAGCGCCGTGACCATCGACGAGGGCGGATGGACGGCGGAGCTGAAGATCCCCCTGTCCCTGCTCCGCTTCAAGCCCGGGGAGGGGCCCCAGACCTGGGGCATCAACTTCAGCCGCGCCGACCAGGGCGTCGTCCGCGAGTCCAGCCGCTGGCGCGTGGTCCCCCGCGGCGACACCGGATTCGTGAGCCGTTTCCCTGAACTGGTGGGGCTGGAGGGACTCCGCCCCCAGACCAGGCAGGAGTACCTGCCGTACCTCAGCTCCATGCGGAAGTTCGAGACGATGCGCCCCTTCGATGACCGCCGCTGGGAGCAGCGGGCGGGCCTCGATGCCCGCTGGGGCCTCAACTCCCACGCCCAGGTGGACCTGAGCCTCCGGCCGGACTTCGGACAGGTCGAGGTCGACCAGGCCGTGCTGAACCTGGGCACCGTGGAGACCTTCTTCCCGGAGAAGCGGCCCTTCTTCCTCGAGGGCATGGACGTCTTCCGGGTGGCCGGCCCCGACCTCTTCTACAGCCGTCGTATTGGACAGGGACTGTCGGATCCAACCCTCAATGCCGGAGAAACCCTCCAGGACCGCCCCGGTGCCACCGACATCACGGCCGCCGCCAAGTACACCGCCAAGTTCCCGAGCGGCACGAACGTGGGGCTCCTGGGTGCCAGCGTGGAGCCGGCCAGCGCGGTGATCCAGGACGCGGCGGGTGGCCGCTTCCGCCGCGAGCTCGCCCCGCTCACCAACTTCGGGGTCCTGCGGGTCCAGCAGCTCATGGATGACCGCGGGAGCTACCTGGGCGCCTTCGCCTCGGGGATGCACCAGGCGGGGCCCGCGGGCCGGGTCGCCCAGGTCGAGGCCATCGACGGCGTCTACAAATCCTTCGATCGGAGCGGGCTCGTCGAGGCCACGCTCAGCCGCACCCAGGCGGGCCCGAAGGAGGCCCAGGACCAGGGCTGGCGCGGGCGCCTGCGCGTCCACCAGGACTGGCGCGACGGGTGGGTCCTCGAGGTCCAGGCCATCAACGCCGGCTGGGCCTACAACCCCAACGACACCGGCTATCTGAACCGGGCCGATGAGCAGAGGGTCTACGCGGAACTGGTCCGGCACTGGGAGGACCCCTGGGGCGTCCTGCGGCACCGCGAGGTGGGCTTCAACCACACCGCGGCCCGGGACCAGGCCGGGCATACCTTCCTCCGGAACTTCAACGGCTGGGCCAAGACCGACTTCAGCAACTTCGTCTCCCTGTGGGGCGGCGGGGGGGTGGACGTGGCCGCCGAGGATGACCGGGAGCTGCGCACCTACGCCGACCCCATCAAGAAGTACCTGGCGCGGCCCTCCCTGCCCTACGCCAACCTGGGCTTCGACACGCCGGGCAACCGGCCCTGGTACGTGAAGGTGAACGCCAGCCGCTCCTGGCAGGAGGGAGGTCCCTCCACGGACACGACCCTCTTCCAGATCATCAAGCCCACCTCCGCCGTGGAGGTTCAGCTGACCACTTCCCTGACTCGCGACGAGGGCGAATTGAAGTGGCTGGAGACGCCCACCACCACGCCCATCGTGGGCCTGCGCCGCCTCAGCCAGTTCGACCAGTCCCTGCGGGTGGCCTACGCCTTCAACCCCGCCTTCACCATCCAGCTCTTCAGCCAGTGGCTCGCGGCGAACTGGAACTTCCGCGACCTGAAGCACTACGTCAACGATCAGACCCTGGCCCCGGGTCTGCCCCAGGACCAGCCCCCCGGCACCACGCCCGAGACCGCCTTCAGCTACCGCACGTGGAACCTGAACCTCATCACCCGCTGGGAGTTCCGGCCCGGCTCCACCTTCTTCCTCGTCTACACCCACGGCACCAGCACGGATGCCCTGATCAACGACCGGGCCAGCCTCGCCCCCCGGCCCGACCTGGCCATCCTGCGGAAGCTGCCCTCGGACGACGTGATCCAGGCCAAGGTCAGCTGGCTGTTCCGCTAG
- a CDS encoding DUF192 domain-containing protein has protein sequence MRMLFTALLSLPLLAGGGGTVHFRNQAFMAEVASEPREQELGLMRRSHLAKDRCMIFLYGRDGYHTIWMRNCLISLDVAWVDAQGVVVEVAENVPPCSKAQSKLEPSPCPTYGGTVPARNFIEFPAGTFKRVKLKKGDALRWDLTLDDGTRLKGGAWAMLVQR, from the coding sequence ATGCGCATGCTGTTCACGGCCCTGCTGTCCCTGCCGCTGCTGGCGGGGGGGGGCGGTACCGTCCACTTCCGGAACCAGGCTTTCATGGCCGAGGTCGCCTCAGAGCCGCGGGAGCAGGAGCTGGGCCTCATGCGCCGCAGCCACCTGGCCAAGGATCGCTGCATGATCTTCCTGTACGGGCGGGACGGCTACCACACGATCTGGATGAGGAACTGCCTGATCAGCCTGGATGTGGCCTGGGTCGATGCCCAGGGCGTGGTGGTGGAGGTCGCCGAGAACGTGCCCCCCTGCTCGAAGGCCCAGTCCAAGCTCGAACCCAGCCCCTGCCCCACCTATGGCGGGACCGTGCCGGCCCGGAACTTCATCGAGTTCCCCGCGGGCACCTTCAAGCGCGTGAAGCTGAAGAAGGGCGATGCCCTGCGCTGGGACCTCACCCTGGATGACGGCACCCGGCTGAAGGGCGGCGCTTGGGCCATGCTGGTCCAGCGCTAG
- a CDS encoding sulfite exporter TauE/SafE family protein: MTADGSHLLAGMGTGLCGGLLSGLFGIGGGIVMVPLLGLILGLDQHRAQGATLAAMLLPTGLPAVLEYRRRGITTSLPLVAVLVLAFLFGVTGGSFLANLIPPGPLRWGYASFLVLLAIRTFLRQDPPVVDRGTSPVELAGLWNWGLPIGFLAGLLSGLTGLGGAVVVIPLLASRFRMTQHEAQLTSLMMMLPPIGLPGVYVYARAQGGLPWLVIGGVAVGFAVGALGGARMATRLRGPRLKQVYAAFVLLMALLVVCRHP; this comes from the coding sequence ATGACTGCGGACGGAAGCCACCTGCTGGCCGGCATGGGGACGGGCCTCTGCGGGGGCCTGCTCTCGGGCCTCTTCGGCATCGGTGGGGGCATCGTCATGGTCCCCCTGCTGGGCCTGATCCTGGGCCTCGACCAGCACCGGGCCCAGGGAGCCACCCTGGCGGCCATGCTCCTGCCCACGGGCCTCCCGGCGGTGCTGGAATATCGGCGACGGGGGATCACCACCAGCCTTCCCCTGGTGGCCGTGCTGGTCCTGGCCTTCCTCTTCGGGGTCACCGGCGGCTCCTTCCTGGCCAACCTCATTCCTCCGGGACCCCTGCGCTGGGGGTATGCGTCCTTCCTGGTGCTGCTCGCCATCCGCACCTTTCTGCGGCAGGACCCTCCCGTCGTGGACCGGGGCACCTCCCCGGTCGAGCTGGCCGGGCTCTGGAACTGGGGCCTGCCCATCGGCTTCCTGGCGGGGCTTCTGTCCGGGCTTACCGGGCTGGGAGGTGCCGTGGTGGTGATCCCCCTCCTGGCCTCACGGTTCCGGATGACGCAGCACGAGGCCCAGCTCACCAGCCTGATGATGATGCTGCCGCCCATCGGGCTGCCGGGCGTCTACGTCTACGCGCGGGCCCAGGGTGGGCTGCCCTGGCTGGTGATCGGAGGCGTGGCGGTGGGGTTCGCCGTCGGGGCTCTGGGCGGCGCCCGGATGGCGACCCGCCTGCGGGGTCCGCGGCTGAAGCAGGTCTACGCGGCCTTCGTGCTCTTGATGGCGCTGCTGGTGGTGTGCCGGCACCCCTGA
- a CDS encoding DUF1501 domain-containing protein codes for MTTRREFIQTVGATGAALAGLSACGGGGKGSSGGGGTTQPPIPIPSAPILVIVNIDGGYDWLNVMPPNAGTNLSVYQTKRATLGITDTSLLTDLGNGAALNNDFTGMDILNAQGRVAWIPGIGMPNPNLSHFTAQDLWGQGAATPAGTGWLGRFADAAFSPAGDVLRGLTVTSDLILMLKGASRSFVSIPSAGGYVFPAYLFSGTALPDAALLETGWGSALGAASPDAGYQAAAQAGKLFFDAQNNAAFGAGGSIAARTPTVPYPGDAAYPIKRADNGGNLTGSLSRQFKLIAQMIAAGLPAQIYFSRLGGWDTHSNQAVDHPNLQRALGGSIKAFYDDLATITTATGVAQDRVMILAYSEFGRRVQENNGGTDHGTAGLSFCVGKAVKGGMYGGYPDLSNLDGNGNMKFTTDFRSFYATVLDRWLGQPTATTNTLLGSNYARLAFL; via the coding sequence ATGACGACGCGACGCGAGTTCATCCAAACCGTGGGCGCCACCGGCGCGGCCCTGGCCGGGCTCAGCGCCTGTGGGGGGGGCGGCAAGGGATCCAGTGGCGGTGGCGGCACCACCCAGCCCCCCATCCCCATCCCCAGCGCCCCCATTCTGGTCATCGTGAACATCGACGGCGGGTACGACTGGCTGAACGTGATGCCTCCCAATGCCGGCACCAACCTCAGCGTCTACCAGACGAAACGCGCCACCCTCGGCATCACGGACACCAGCCTGCTCACGGACTTGGGCAACGGTGCAGCGCTCAACAACGACTTCACCGGCATGGACATCCTGAACGCCCAGGGCCGGGTGGCCTGGATCCCCGGCATCGGCATGCCCAATCCGAACCTGTCCCACTTCACGGCGCAGGACCTCTGGGGCCAGGGTGCCGCCACACCTGCCGGCACCGGCTGGCTGGGACGCTTCGCCGATGCGGCCTTCAGTCCCGCCGGAGATGTGCTCCGGGGGCTCACGGTCACCTCGGATCTGATCCTGATGCTCAAGGGCGCCAGCCGGAGTTTCGTCTCCATTCCCAGTGCCGGAGGCTACGTGTTCCCGGCCTACCTGTTCAGCGGCACGGCCCTGCCGGATGCGGCCCTCCTGGAAACCGGCTGGGGCAGTGCCCTCGGCGCCGCCAGCCCGGATGCGGGCTATCAGGCGGCCGCCCAGGCCGGCAAGCTCTTCTTCGACGCACAGAACAACGCGGCGTTTGGCGCCGGTGGTTCCATCGCCGCCCGCACCCCCACCGTACCCTATCCCGGCGATGCGGCCTACCCGATCAAGCGTGCCGACAACGGCGGCAACTTGACCGGCAGCCTCAGCCGCCAGTTCAAGCTCATCGCGCAGATGATCGCCGCGGGCCTGCCCGCCCAGATCTACTTCTCCCGCCTGGGCGGCTGGGATACCCACAGCAACCAGGCCGTGGACCATCCAAACCTGCAGCGGGCCCTGGGTGGCTCCATCAAGGCCTTCTATGACGATCTGGCCACCATCACCACCGCCACGGGCGTGGCCCAGGACCGCGTGATGATCCTCGCCTACAGCGAGTTCGGCCGGCGGGTGCAGGAGAACAACGGGGGCACGGACCACGGCACCGCAGGCCTCTCGTTCTGTGTGGGCAAGGCGGTGAAGGGCGGCATGTACGGTGGGTACCCCGATCTCTCCAATCTGGACGGCAACGGCAACATGAAGTTCACCACCGACTTCAGAAGCTTCTACGCCACCGTGCTGGACCGCTGGCTGGGGCAGCCCACGGCCACCACCAACACCCTGCTGGGATCCAACTACGCCAGGCTGGCCTTTCTCTGA
- a CDS encoding DUF1800 family protein — protein MAVLTAISSWTLADVQHFARRAGFGLTPEAAAGLQTLAPAAAIDAWIDGTGAAYDATAFTAALATADVVTEPLVTANASDAGSVDVPAVAAPHAFLVEGTDAWRNSLNTAQALCAWRMQHNPYPFQERMALFWHNLFATGWHKVDNAALMLKQYQLFRAQGLARFDDLLAAVSKDPAMCIWLDSVLNNASGTNIPNENYAREAMELYSLGADNGYNQTDITQLARALSGWSFTFAEADYIANPASPSQKRVANAHFKVYDGSSISPDTRLWWGGTGTTSYTMHGTGSIALFGQTFDITSTANGWAKGENALRAIVSVRGAQCAQFLAKRLLTHFVTTGYSTQDLSDVAAMIQASAFDLRAVMKTLLKSQYFFDVANHFALAEGPVSWLVRAARMLCPALTAGAAQTPKGYPAWRLVTSNATTFDQMGMSLLDPSGPNGWKEHAAWLNSNTMRYRTKVAAALAMNETRGYNGTTYPLFPTFVTTDWFPAAPATAQAVYDRLAALLQPGPMPAGVPAGWLAALWPATFTWDAASQAKARELAFLILCSPAGQLY, from the coding sequence ATGGCCGTTCTCACCGCCATCTCCAGCTGGACCCTTGCGGATGTCCAGCACTTCGCCCGCCGCGCGGGTTTCGGCCTGACGCCCGAGGCCGCCGCGGGGCTTCAGACCCTGGCCCCTGCCGCCGCCATCGACGCCTGGATCGATGGCACTGGCGCCGCCTATGACGCCACCGCCTTCACGGCAGCCCTGGCCACGGCGGACGTGGTCACCGAACCCCTGGTCACCGCCAATGCCAGCGATGCCGGCAGCGTCGACGTGCCCGCCGTGGCGGCACCCCACGCCTTTCTGGTGGAGGGCACGGATGCCTGGCGCAACAGCCTGAACACCGCCCAGGCCCTTTGCGCCTGGCGCATGCAGCACAACCCCTACCCGTTCCAGGAGCGCATGGCGCTGTTCTGGCACAACCTCTTCGCCACCGGCTGGCACAAGGTGGACAACGCCGCCTTGATGCTCAAGCAGTACCAGCTCTTCCGCGCCCAGGGGCTGGCCCGCTTCGACGACCTGCTCGCGGCGGTGAGCAAGGACCCGGCCATGTGCATCTGGCTGGATTCCGTGCTCAACAACGCCTCCGGCACGAACATCCCCAATGAGAACTACGCCCGCGAGGCCATGGAGCTCTACAGCCTGGGCGCGGACAACGGCTACAACCAGACCGACATCACCCAGTTGGCCCGGGCCCTCAGCGGCTGGAGCTTCACCTTTGCCGAGGCCGACTACATCGCCAATCCCGCCAGCCCCAGCCAGAAGAGGGTCGCCAACGCGCACTTCAAGGTCTACGACGGGTCGAGCATCAGCCCGGATACCCGCCTGTGGTGGGGCGGCACGGGCACCACCAGCTACACCATGCACGGCACGGGCAGCATCGCCCTCTTCGGCCAGACCTTCGACATCACCTCCACCGCCAACGGCTGGGCCAAGGGCGAAAACGCCCTGCGCGCCATCGTCTCGGTGCGCGGGGCCCAGTGCGCCCAGTTCCTCGCCAAGCGACTGCTCACCCATTTCGTCACCACTGGCTACAGCACCCAGGACCTGAGCGACGTGGCCGCCATGATCCAGGCCTCGGCCTTCGATCTGCGGGCGGTGATGAAGACCCTGCTCAAATCGCAGTATTTCTTCGACGTTGCCAACCACTTCGCCCTGGCGGAAGGGCCCGTGTCCTGGCTGGTCCGCGCGGCGCGCATGCTCTGCCCCGCGCTCACGGCCGGCGCGGCCCAGACACCAAAGGGCTACCCCGCCTGGCGCCTGGTCACCAGCAATGCGACCACCTTCGATCAAATGGGCATGAGCCTGCTGGATCCCAGCGGGCCCAACGGCTGGAAGGAGCATGCGGCCTGGCTCAACAGCAACACCATGCGCTACCGCACCAAGGTGGCCGCGGCCCTCGCCATGAACGAAACGCGCGGCTACAACGGCACCACCTATCCCCTGTTCCCGACCTTCGTCACGACGGACTGGTTCCCCGCCGCCCCGGCCACGGCCCAGGCCGTCTACGACCGGCTGGCGGCCCTGCTCCAGCCGGGCCCCATGCCCGCGGGGGTCCCTGCCGGATGGCTCGCGGCCCTGTGGCCCGCCACGTTCACCTGGGACGCGGCCTCGCAGGCCAAGGCCCGGGAGCTGGCCTTCCTCATCCTCTGCTCACCTGCGGGCCAGCTCTACTAG